One genomic window of Paramormyrops kingsleyae isolate MSU_618 chromosome 22, PKINGS_0.4, whole genome shotgun sequence includes the following:
- the LOC111856345 gene encoding peroxiredoxin-2-like, protein MSAGKARIGQPAPQFKATAVVESQFNEIQLSDYRGKYVVLFFYPLDFTFVCPTEIVAFSDRAEEFRQIGCEVIGASVDSQFSHLAWINTERKKGGLGPMNIPLIADVTRSISHDYGVLKEDEGIAYRGLFVIDDKGILRQITINDLPVGRSVDETLRLVQAFQHTDKFGEVCPAGWKPGSDTIVPDVEKSKEYFSKQD, encoded by the exons ATGTCTGCTGGGAAGGCCAGGATCGGACAGCCAGCGCCTCAGTTCAAAGCCACTGCAGTGGTGGAGtcccagtttaatgagatccaGCTGTCTGACTACAGAG GGAAGTACGTGGTGCTCTTCTTCTACCCGCTGGACTTCACCTTTGTCTGCCCCACGGAGATCGTGGCCTTCAGCGACCGGGCAGAGGAGTTCCGCCAGATCGGCTGTGAGGTCATCGGGGCCTCTGTCGACTCCCAGTTCAGCCACCTGGCCTG GATCAACACTGAGAGGAAAAAGGGCGGCTTGGGTCCAATGAACATCCCCCTAATTGCAGACGTCACGCGCTCCATTTCACACGACTACGGGGTGCTGAAGGAGGACGAGGGAATCGCATACCG GGGCCTGTTCGTCATTGACGACAAAGGCATCCTGAGGCAGATCACCATAAACGATCTGCCGGTTGGCCGGTCCGTTGATGAGACACTCCGCCTGGTGCAGGCCTTCCAGCACACCGACAAGTTCGGGGAAG TTTGTCCTGCAGGCTGGAAGCCCGGCAGTGATACCATCGTCCCAGATGTGGAGAAGAGCAAGGAGTACTTTTCCAAACAAGATTaa
- the LOC111856315 gene encoding transcription factor JunB-like yields MFTKMEQPFYHDESFIPAYGHPDTSLHEFKLHKQHMSLAAAEPYRSLKSQLRAEADFFQPANQDVGSLKLASPELERLIIQNSNGVITTTPTPGQYFYNCGITEEQEGFADGFVKALDELHKMNHIPPPNVSIGAGGVTTCTAAASGFGSSLPAEPPVYTTLNAYASNTNLTSGSDYPTATISYLPQQQAATAHHFQHPLTGAGLHTQRLVAPKEEPQTVPDMQSSDSSPPVSPINMENQERIKAERKRQRNRLAATKCRRRKLERIARLEDKVKILKSDNAGLSSTASVLREQVAQLKQKVMTHVNSGCQLMLTSKMDTF; encoded by the coding sequence ATGTTTACAAAAATGGAGCAGCCGTTTTATCACGACGAGTCGTTTATTCCGGCTTACGGCCACCCCGACACCTCCCTGCACGAATTCAAGCTACATAAGCAACACATGAGTCTGGCCGCGGCCGAACCGTACCGGAGCCTGAAGTCCCAGCTGCGAGCCGAAGCTGATTTCTTCCAGCCGGCCAATCAAGACGTCGGATCGCTAAAACTGGCTTCCCCCGAGCTGGAGAGACTGATCATCCAAAACAGCAACGGCGTTATAACTACCACTCCCACGCCTGGCCAGTATTTCTACAACTGCGGCATCACCGAGGAGCAGGAGGGCTTCGCGGACGGGTTCGTGAAGGCTCTGGACGAGCTGCACAAGATGAACCATATACCCCCGCCCAATGTGTCCATTGGAGCCGGTGGTGTGACGACGTGCACGGCAGCGGCCTCCGGCTTCGGCTCCTCCCTGCCTGCCGAGCCTCCTGTTTACACAACACTGAACGCGTACGCTTCCAACACTAACCTCACGTCCGGATCCGACTACCCCACGGCCACCATCAGCTACTTgccgcagcagcaggcagcgacGGCCCATCACTTTCAGCACCCGTTAACCGGAGCAGGATTACACACACAGCGCCTGGTCGCCCCGAAAGAAGAGCCGCAGACTGTCCCCGACATGCAGAGCAGTGACAGTTCCCCGCCGGTGTCGCCCATCAACATGGAAAACCAAGAGCGCATTAAGGCGGAGCGGAAGCGACAGAGGAACCGACTGGCGGCCACCAAGTGCCGCCGGCGCAAACTGGAGCGCATCGCTCGCCTGGAGGATAAGGTGAAGATCTTGAAGTCGGACAATGCGGGCCTGTCCAGCACCGCGTCGGTGCTCAGGGAGCAAGTGGCGCAGCTCAAACAGAAAGTCATGACACATGTCAACAGTGGCTGTCAGCTCATGCTAACCAGCAAGATGGATACGTTTTAA